One region of Pleuronectes platessa chromosome 18, fPlePla1.1, whole genome shotgun sequence genomic DNA includes:
- the nkain1 gene encoding sodium/potassium-transporting ATPase subunit beta-1-interacting protein 1 — MGKCDGRCTLLVICSLQLVAALQRQVFDFLGYQWAPILANFLHIMAIILGMFGTVQFRFRYLIFYAVWLVLWVGWNSFIICFYLEVGNLSQDRDFLMTFNTSLHRSWWMEHGPGCLVTPVLDSRMAPDDHHVITVSGCLLDYQYIEVLSSAFQILLALFGFVYACYVSKVFQDDEDSFDFIGGFDSYGYQPPQKSSHLQLQPLYTAG, encoded by the exons ATGGGGAAGTGCGACGGTAGATGCACGCTGCTGGTGATATGTTCACTACaactg GTGGCCGCCCTTCAGAGGCAGGTGTTTGATTTCCTGGGTTACCAGTGGGCTCCCATCCTGGCCAACTTCCTGCACATCATGGCCATCATCCTGGGCATGTTCGGCACCGTGCAGTTTCGCTTCAGATACCTCATCTTT TATGCAGTATGGCTCGTCCTCTGGGTGGGCTGGAACTCCTTCATCATCTGTTTCTACCTGGAGGTCGGAAATCTGTCTCAG gacAGGGACTTTCTCATGACGTTCAACACATCTCTCCATCGTTCGTGGTGGATGGAGCACGGTCCCGGTTGCCTGGTAACGCCAGTCCTAGACTCTCGCATGGCCCCCGATGACCACCATGTCATCACCGTCTCCGGGTGTCTCCTTGACTACCAGTACATCGAGGTGTTGAGTTCTGCGTTTCAGATCTTGTTGGCT CTCTTTGGCTTCGTGTACGCCTGCTACGTGAGCAAAGTCTTCCAGGACGACGAGGACAGCT tTGATTTCATCGGTGGCTTTGACTCTTACGGATACCAGCCTCCTCAGAAGTCCTCTCATCTGCAACTGCAGCCACTGTACAC GGCTGGTTAA